In Streptomyces sp. NBC_00091, the following proteins share a genomic window:
- a CDS encoding biotin--[acetyl-CoA-carboxylase] ligase — MTPQDASAGASAGRWSSLDRPPLNATALQRALLTPDGLWTSLEVVAATGSTNTDLAARAAGLPEGAVLVAEEQTAGRGRLDRSWVAPARSGLFFSVLLKPGEGVPQERWGWLTLLAGVATANGLSRAAGVDTSLKWPNDLLVGVEGEERKTGGILAERVEDGVVVGIGLNVTLTEDELPVPAAGSLTLAKATVTDREPLLKAVLRSLEEWYGRWREAGGDPAESGLQEAYAAGCATLGRHVRADLPGGRTLTGTAEAVDADGRLVIRTAEDHREAVGAGDVVHLRSVR, encoded by the coding sequence ATGACGCCTCAAGATGCTTCAGCCGGCGCTTCCGCCGGACGCTGGTCGAGCCTGGACCGGCCTCCCCTGAACGCCACCGCCCTTCAGCGGGCGCTCCTCACCCCGGACGGCCTGTGGACCTCGCTGGAGGTTGTCGCCGCCACCGGGTCCACCAACACCGATCTCGCGGCGCGGGCCGCGGGGCTGCCCGAGGGGGCCGTGCTGGTCGCGGAGGAGCAGACCGCCGGTCGCGGGCGCCTCGACCGCAGCTGGGTCGCGCCGGCCCGGTCCGGGCTGTTCTTCTCCGTCCTGCTCAAGCCGGGCGAGGGCGTGCCGCAGGAGCGGTGGGGGTGGCTGACCCTGCTCGCCGGGGTGGCCACCGCCAACGGGCTGTCGCGGGCCGCGGGCGTGGACACGTCGCTCAAGTGGCCGAACGACCTGCTGGTCGGCGTGGAGGGGGAGGAGCGCAAGACCGGCGGCATCCTCGCGGAGCGGGTCGAGGACGGGGTGGTCGTCGGGATCGGGCTCAACGTCACCCTCACCGAGGACGAGCTCCCCGTACCGGCCGCCGGGTCGCTGACCCTGGCCAAGGCCACGGTGACCGACCGGGAGCCGCTGCTCAAGGCCGTGCTGCGCTCCCTGGAGGAGTGGTACGGGCGCTGGCGCGAGGCGGGCGGCGACCCGGCGGAGAGCGGGCTCCAGGAGGCGTACGCGGCGGGCTGCGCCACGCTCGGCCGCCACGTCCGGGCGGACCTTCCGGGCGGGCGCACGCTCACCGGTACGGCCGAAGCGGTCGACGCGGACGGGCGGCTGGTGATCCGTACGGCGGAGGACCACCGGGAGGCCGTGGGGGCGGGGGACGTGGTGCACCTGCGGTCCGTGCGGTAG
- a CDS encoding acyl-CoA carboxylase subunit beta, whose protein sequence is MSQPSEPIDMHTTAGKLADLRRRVEEATHAGSERAVEKQHAKGKLTARERVALLLDEGSFVELDEFARHRSTNFGLEKTRPYGDGVVTGYGTVDGRPVAVFSQDFTVFGGALGEVYGQKIMKVMDFALKTGCPLVGINDSGGARIQEGVSALGMYGEIFRRNVHASGVIPQISLVVGPCAGGAVYSPAITDFTVMVDQTSHMFITGPDVIKTVTGEDVGFEELGGARTHNSTSGVAHHMAGDEKDAIEYVKSLLAYLPSNNLSEPPAFPEEADTEVSDADLELDVLIPDSANQPYDMHTVIEHVLDDAEFLETQSLFAPNILTGFGRVEGHPVGVVANQPMQFAGCLDINASEKAARFVRTCDAFNIPVLTFVDVPGFLPGTDQEYNGIIRRGAKLIYAYAEATVPLITVITRKAFGGAYDVMGSKHLGADLNLAWPTAQIAVMGAQGAVNILHRRTIAEAAPEEVEETRARLITEYEDALLNPYTAAERGYIDAVTMPSETRAHVVKGLRQLRTKRESLPPKKHGNIPL, encoded by the coding sequence ATGTCCCAACCCTCAGAGCCGATCGACATGCACACGACCGCGGGCAAGCTCGCGGACCTGCGGCGCCGCGTCGAGGAAGCCACCCATGCAGGTTCCGAGCGCGCCGTCGAGAAGCAGCACGCCAAGGGCAAGCTGACGGCACGTGAGCGGGTCGCCCTGCTGCTGGACGAGGGGTCCTTCGTAGAGCTGGACGAGTTCGCCCGGCACCGGTCGACCAACTTCGGGCTGGAGAAGACCCGCCCCTACGGCGACGGCGTCGTCACGGGCTACGGCACGGTGGACGGCCGCCCCGTCGCCGTGTTCTCGCAGGACTTCACCGTCTTCGGCGGGGCCCTCGGCGAGGTCTACGGGCAGAAGATCATGAAGGTCATGGACTTCGCCCTGAAGACCGGCTGCCCGCTCGTCGGGATCAACGACTCCGGCGGCGCCCGCATCCAGGAGGGCGTCAGCGCGCTCGGCATGTACGGCGAGATCTTCCGCCGCAACGTGCACGCCTCGGGCGTGATCCCGCAGATCAGCCTGGTCGTCGGGCCGTGCGCCGGCGGCGCCGTGTACTCCCCCGCCATCACCGACTTCACGGTCATGGTCGACCAGACCTCGCACATGTTCATCACCGGCCCCGACGTCATCAAGACGGTCACCGGCGAGGACGTCGGCTTCGAGGAGCTGGGCGGGGCGCGGACGCACAACAGCACCTCCGGCGTCGCCCACCACATGGCCGGGGACGAGAAGGACGCGATCGAGTACGTCAAGTCCCTGCTGGCGTACCTGCCGTCCAACAACCTCTCCGAGCCGCCCGCCTTCCCCGAGGAGGCGGACACCGAGGTCTCCGACGCCGACCTGGAGCTCGACGTCCTGATCCCGGACAGTGCGAACCAGCCGTACGACATGCACACTGTTATTGAGCACGTGCTGGACGACGCGGAGTTCCTGGAGACGCAGTCGCTCTTCGCCCCGAACATCCTCACCGGCTTCGGCCGGGTCGAGGGGCACCCGGTGGGCGTGGTCGCCAACCAGCCGATGCAGTTCGCCGGCTGCCTGGACATCAACGCCTCCGAGAAGGCCGCGCGGTTCGTCCGGACGTGCGACGCCTTCAACATCCCGGTGCTGACGTTCGTCGACGTCCCGGGCTTCCTGCCGGGCACGGACCAGGAGTACAACGGAATCATCCGGCGCGGGGCGAAGCTGATCTACGCCTACGCCGAGGCCACCGTCCCGCTCATCACCGTCATCACCCGCAAGGCCTTCGGCGGCGCCTACGACGTCATGGGCTCCAAGCACCTCGGCGCGGACCTCAACCTGGCCTGGCCGACCGCGCAGATCGCCGTCATGGGCGCGCAGGGGGCGGTGAACATCCTGCACCGGCGCACCATCGCGGAGGCCGCTCCCGAGGAGGTGGAGGAGACCCGGGCCCGCCTGATCACCGAGTACGAGGACGCGCTGCTCAACCCGTACACGGCCGCCGAGCGGGGTTACATCGACGCGGTGACCATGCCGTCCGAGACCCGCGCCCACGTGGTCAAGGGACTGCGCCAGCTGCGGACCAAGCGGGAGTCCCTGCCCCCGAAGAAGCACGGCAACATCCCCCTCTAG
- a CDS encoding acyl-CoA carboxylase epsilon subunit codes for MIKVVKGNPTPEELAAALAVVQARAAALASAPSGAPRIPDEWASPSRVARRHQLRPGPRAWGRTYWPGRG; via the coding sequence GTGATCAAGGTCGTCAAGGGCAACCCGACCCCCGAGGAGCTGGCCGCCGCACTGGCGGTGGTCCAAGCGCGCGCGGCGGCGCTGGCCTCGGCCCCGTCGGGCGCGCCCCGGATCCCGGACGAGTGGGCCTCGCCGAGCCGGGTGGCCCGCCGGCACCAGCTGCGGCCCGGTCCGCGCGCGTGGGGCCGTACGTACTGGCCGGGCCGGGGCTGA
- the mmpB gene encoding morphogenic membrane protein MmpB: MLWSDPKNEPPKDMRDAQAMLRRMLVVLVLAMVVAVYVLGVPPF, translated from the coding sequence ATGCTCTGGTCAGACCCGAAGAACGAGCCGCCGAAGGACATGCGCGACGCCCAGGCGATGCTGCGGCGGATGCTGGTGGTGCTCGTCCTCGCGATGGTGGTCGCGGTGTACGTGCTCGGCGTGCCCCCGTTCTAG
- a CDS encoding nucleoside triphosphate pyrophosphatase, translating into MAPMTVRTLVLASASPARLNLLRQAGLAPHVIVSGFDEDTLNHDNPADLALALAEAKAGVVAELAEAAGALVIGCDSVLELDGEALGKPADAEEATARWKSMRGRAGVLRTGHCVIDTASGRQVSATASTTVRFGEPTDAEVAAYVASGEPLHVAGAFTLDGLSAPFIDGIDGDHGNVIGLSMPLLRSLLGELDVSITDLWA; encoded by the coding sequence ATGGCCCCCATGACCGTACGCACGCTCGTCCTCGCCTCCGCCTCCCCCGCCCGGCTGAACCTGCTGCGGCAGGCCGGGCTCGCCCCGCACGTGATCGTCAGCGGCTTCGACGAGGACACGCTGAACCACGACAACCCGGCCGACCTGGCGCTGGCCCTGGCCGAGGCCAAGGCCGGCGTGGTGGCGGAGCTGGCGGAGGCCGCGGGCGCGCTGGTGATCGGCTGCGACTCGGTGCTGGAGCTGGACGGCGAGGCACTGGGCAAGCCGGCGGACGCGGAGGAGGCCACGGCCCGCTGGAAGTCGATGCGCGGGCGGGCCGGGGTGCTGCGCACGGGGCACTGCGTGATCGACACGGCGTCCGGCCGTCAGGTCTCGGCGACGGCCTCCACGACGGTCCGCTTCGGCGAGCCGACGGACGCGGAGGTGGCGGCGTACGTGGCCAGCGGCGAGCCGCTGCACGTGGCCGGCGCGTTCACCCTGGACGGGCTGTCGGCGCCGTTCATCGACGGCATCGACGGGGACCACGGCAACGTCATCGGCCTCTCGATGCCGCTGCTGCGCTCCCTGCTGGGCGAACTGGACGTGTCCATCACGGACTTGTGGGCCTGA
- a CDS encoding biotin carboxylase N-terminal domain-containing protein: MRKVLIANRGEIAVRVARACRDAGIASVAVYADPDRDALHVRAADEAFALGGDTPAASYLDIAKVLQAAADSGADAIHPGYGFLSENADFAQAVIDAGLTWIGPPPQAIRDLGDKVAARHIAQRAGAPLVAGTPDPVSGADEVVAFAREHGLPIAIKAAFGGGGRGLKVARTLEEVPELFDSAVREAVAAFGRGECFVERYLDRPRHVETQCLADSHGNVVVVSTRDCSLQRRHQKLVEEAPAPFLTEAQNAELYAASKAILKEAGYVGAGTVEFLVGTDGTISFLEVNTRLQVEHPVTEEVTGIDLVREMFRIADGEELGYGDPELRGHSFEFRINGEDPGRGFLPAPGTVTLFAPPTGPGVRLDAGVETGSVIGPAWDSLLAKLIVTGATREQALQRAARALAEFNVEGMATAIPFHRAVVSDLAFAPTDGTPFKVHTRWIETEFVNEIKPFAAPAAEETEDEPGRETVVVEVGGKRLEVSLPSSLGMTLARTAAAGGAKPKRRAAKKSGPAASGDTLASPMQGTIVKVAVEEGQQVNEGDLVVVLEAMKMEQPLNAHRSGTIVGLTAEVGASLTSGATICEIKD; the protein is encoded by the coding sequence GTGCGCAAGGTGCTCATCGCCAACCGTGGCGAAATCGCTGTCCGCGTTGCTCGGGCCTGCCGGGATGCCGGAATCGCGAGCGTAGCCGTCTACGCCGATCCGGACCGGGACGCCCTGCATGTCCGCGCGGCAGACGAAGCTTTCGCGTTGGGCGGTGACACCCCGGCCGCCAGCTACCTCGACATCGCGAAGGTCCTGCAGGCCGCCGCGGACTCCGGAGCGGACGCCATCCACCCCGGATACGGCTTCCTCTCCGAGAACGCCGACTTCGCCCAGGCCGTCATCGACGCGGGCCTGACCTGGATCGGCCCGCCGCCGCAGGCCATCCGCGACCTCGGCGACAAGGTGGCCGCCCGCCACATCGCCCAGCGCGCCGGGGCCCCCCTGGTCGCCGGCACCCCCGACCCCGTCTCCGGGGCCGACGAGGTCGTCGCCTTCGCCCGGGAGCACGGCCTGCCCATCGCCATCAAGGCGGCGTTCGGCGGCGGCGGCCGCGGCCTCAAGGTCGCCCGCACCCTCGAAGAGGTGCCCGAGCTGTTCGACTCCGCCGTGCGCGAGGCCGTGGCCGCCTTCGGCCGCGGCGAGTGCTTCGTCGAGCGCTACCTCGACCGGCCGCGCCACGTCGAGACCCAGTGCCTGGCGGACTCCCACGGCAACGTGGTCGTCGTCTCCACCCGCGACTGCTCGCTCCAGCGCCGCCACCAGAAGCTCGTCGAGGAGGCCCCGGCCCCCTTCCTGACGGAAGCCCAGAACGCCGAGCTGTACGCCGCGTCCAAGGCCATCCTCAAGGAGGCCGGCTACGTCGGCGCGGGCACCGTGGAGTTCCTCGTCGGCACCGACGGGACCATCTCCTTCCTCGAGGTCAACACCCGCCTCCAGGTCGAGCACCCGGTGACCGAGGAGGTCACCGGCATCGACCTCGTCCGGGAGATGTTCCGCATCGCCGACGGCGAGGAGCTCGGCTACGGCGACCCGGAGCTGCGCGGCCACTCCTTCGAGTTCCGCATCAACGGCGAGGACCCGGGCCGGGGCTTCCTGCCGGCCCCGGGCACCGTCACCCTCTTCGCCCCGCCCACCGGCCCCGGCGTGCGCCTGGACGCGGGCGTCGAGACCGGCTCGGTCATCGGCCCCGCCTGGGACTCGCTGCTCGCCAAGCTGATCGTCACCGGCGCCACCCGCGAGCAGGCCCTGCAGCGCGCCGCGCGCGCCCTGGCGGAGTTCAACGTGGAGGGCATGGCCACCGCCATCCCCTTCCACCGCGCGGTCGTCTCCGACCTGGCCTTCGCCCCCACCGACGGCACCCCGTTCAAGGTCCACACGCGCTGGATCGAGACGGAGTTCGTCAACGAGATCAAGCCGTTCGCCGCTCCGGCAGCCGAGGAGACCGAGGACGAGCCGGGCCGTGAGACCGTCGTCGTCGAGGTCGGCGGCAAGCGCCTGGAGGTCTCCCTCCCGTCCTCGCTGGGCATGACCCTGGCCCGCACGGCCGCCGCGGGCGGTGCCAAGCCCAAGCGCCGCGCCGCCAAGAAGTCCGGCCCGGCCGCGTCCGGCGACACCCTCGCGTCCCCGATGCAGGGCACGATCGTCAAGGTCGCGGTCGAGGAGGGCCAGCAGGTCAACGAGGGCGACCTGGTCGTCGTGCTCGAGGCGATGAAGATGGAGCAGCCGCTGAACGCGCACCGCTCCGGCACCATCGTCGGCCTGACCGCCGAGGTCGGCGCCTCCCTCACCTCCGGCGCCACCATCTGCGAGATCAAGGACTGA
- a CDS encoding DeoR/GlpR family DNA-binding transcription regulator, with translation MFAAERRQLILEMVRANGAVSLRELARVVQTSEVTVRRDVRALEAEGLLDRRHGGAVLPGGFTRESGFPQKSHLATAEKTAIADVAAGLVEEGEAVVVGAGTTTQELARRLARVPGLTVVTNSLLVAQALAHANRVEVVMTGGTLRGSNYALVGSGAEQSLQGLRVSRAFLSGSGLTAERGLSTSNMLSASVDRALVQAAAEVVVLADHTKLGTDTMFQTVPTDVMTRLVTDEPPPHDERAATELQALADQGVQITVAGSAPAAGTGHAGAGGEGMPGRRPRRDSPLPVQRRGGPTAQLRSAPASLLEQQAGERARVADMRRR, from the coding sequence GTGTTCGCTGCTGAACGTCGCCAATTGATCCTCGAAATGGTGCGGGCCAACGGTGCGGTATCGCTCCGTGAGCTCGCCCGCGTCGTCCAGACCTCCGAAGTGACCGTACGGCGGGACGTGCGGGCACTGGAGGCAGAAGGACTCCTCGACCGCCGCCACGGCGGTGCGGTTTTGCCGGGCGGTTTCACGCGTGAGTCCGGCTTTCCGCAGAAATCCCATCTCGCCACGGCGGAGAAGACCGCCATCGCCGATGTCGCGGCCGGCCTCGTCGAAGAAGGCGAGGCCGTCGTCGTCGGCGCGGGTACCACGACCCAGGAGCTGGCCCGCCGGCTCGCCCGGGTGCCCGGTCTCACTGTCGTCACCAACTCGCTGCTCGTCGCCCAGGCCCTGGCGCACGCCAACCGGGTGGAGGTGGTGATGACCGGCGGCACGCTGCGCGGCTCGAACTACGCCCTCGTCGGCAGCGGAGCCGAGCAGTCCCTCCAGGGGCTGCGGGTGTCCCGGGCCTTCCTGTCCGGGAGCGGGCTGACCGCGGAGCGCGGGCTGTCCACCTCCAACATGCTCTCCGCGAGCGTGGACCGGGCGCTGGTGCAGGCCGCCGCAGAGGTGGTCGTACTCGCCGACCACACGAAGCTCGGCACCGACACCATGTTCCAGACCGTGCCGACGGACGTGATGACGCGGCTGGTGACGGACGAGCCACCGCCGCACGACGAACGGGCCGCCACCGAGCTCCAGGCGCTGGCCGACCAGGGCGTGCAGATCACCGTGGCCGGCTCGGCCCCGGCCGCCGGCACCGGTCACGCCGGCGCCGGCGGGGAGGGCATGCCGGGGCGCAGGCCGCGCCGGGACTCCCCCCTGCCGGTCCAGCGGCGCGGCGGCCCCACCGCCCAGCTGCGCAGCGCCCCCGCGTCCCTGCTGGAGCAGCAGGCGGGGGAACGGGCCCGGGTCGCGGACATGCGGCGCCGCTAG
- a CDS encoding NAD(P)H-quinone dehydrogenase — MTRIVIIGGGPGGYEAALVGAQLGAEVTVVDCDGLGGASVLTDCVPSKTLIATAEVMTTFDSSYEELGIVVADDTPHIEQAARVVGVDLGKVNRRVKRLALAQSHDITASVTRAGARVLRGRGKLGGPQGIDGTRDVIVTAADGSETILTADAVLIATGGHPREIPDAMPDGERILNWTQVYDLEELPEELIVVGSGVTGAEFAGAYQALGSRVTLVSSRDRVLPGEDPDAAAVLEDVFRRRGMNVIGRSRAESAKRVGDRVEVTLSDGRVITGTHCLMAVGAIPNTKDMNLEESGVRLKESGHIWTDKVSRTSSPGVYAAGDVTGIFALASVAAMQGRIAMYHFLGDAVAPLNLKTVSSNVFTDPEIATVGYTQADVDAGKIDARVVKLPLLRNPRAKMQGIRDGFVKLFCRPGTGIVVGGVVVSPRASELIHPISIAVDNNLTVEQIANAFTVYPSLSGSIAEVARQLHTRKAAGEA; from the coding sequence GTGACCCGGATCGTGATCATCGGCGGCGGACCCGGCGGGTATGAGGCGGCCCTGGTGGGGGCCCAGCTCGGCGCGGAGGTGACCGTCGTCGACTGCGACGGTCTGGGCGGGGCGTCGGTGCTGACCGACTGCGTGCCCTCGAAGACCCTCATCGCGACCGCAGAGGTCATGACGACCTTCGACTCGTCGTACGAGGAACTGGGGATCGTCGTCGCGGACGACACCCCGCACATCGAGCAGGCCGCGCGCGTCGTCGGCGTGGACCTCGGCAAGGTGAACCGCCGCGTCAAGCGCCTCGCGCTGGCGCAGTCCCACGACATCACCGCCTCCGTGACCCGGGCCGGCGCCCGCGTGCTGCGCGGCCGCGGCAAGCTCGGCGGGCCGCAGGGCATCGACGGCACCCGGGACGTCATCGTCACCGCGGCCGACGGCTCGGAGACGATCCTCACCGCCGACGCCGTGCTGATCGCCACCGGCGGCCACCCCCGCGAGATCCCGGACGCGATGCCCGACGGGGAGCGGATCCTGAACTGGACCCAGGTCTACGACCTGGAGGAGCTCCCCGAGGAGCTGATCGTGGTCGGCTCCGGTGTGACCGGTGCCGAGTTCGCCGGCGCGTACCAGGCCCTGGGCTCCCGGGTGACCCTGGTGTCCTCGCGCGACCGGGTGCTGCCGGGTGAGGACCCGGACGCGGCCGCCGTCCTGGAGGACGTCTTCCGCCGCCGCGGCATGAACGTCATCGGCCGCTCGCGCGCCGAGTCCGCCAAGCGGGTCGGCGACCGGGTGGAGGTGACCCTGTCCGACGGGCGGGTGATCACGGGTACGCACTGCCTGATGGCGGTCGGCGCGATCCCGAACACCAAGGACATGAACCTGGAGGAGTCCGGGGTCCGGCTCAAGGAGTCCGGGCACATCTGGACCGACAAGGTGTCGCGTACGTCCTCGCCGGGCGTGTACGCCGCGGGTGACGTCACCGGGATCTTCGCGCTCGCGTCCGTCGCCGCCATGCAGGGCCGCATCGCGATGTACCACTTCCTCGGCGACGCGGTGGCCCCGCTGAACCTCAAGACGGTGTCCTCGAACGTCTTCACCGACCCCGAGATCGCCACCGTCGGTTACACCCAGGCCGACGTGGACGCCGGCAAGATCGACGCCCGCGTGGTGAAGCTGCCGCTGCTGCGCAACCCGCGCGCGAAGATGCAGGGCATCCGGGACGGCTTCGTGAAGCTGTTCTGCCGCCCGGGCACGGGCATCGTGGTCGGCGGCGTGGTCGTTTCGCCGCGCGCGAGCGAGCTGATCCACCCCATCTCGATCGCCGTCGACAACAACCTGACCGTCGAGCAGATCGCAAACGCGTTCACGGTGTACCCCTCGCTGTCCGGATCGATCGCGGAAGTGGCCCGCCAGCTGCACACCCGCAAGGCGGCCGGCGAGGCGTAG
- a CDS encoding gamma-glutamylcyclotransferase — protein MSLYAAYAGNLDPRLMTRRAPHSPLRGTGWINDWRLTFGGEQMGWEGALATIVEAPRQQVFVALYDIAPLDEDSMDRWEGVGLDIYRRMRIRVHTLDGEEAAWCYVLNGYEGGLPSARYLGEIADAAESAGAPHDYVMELRKRPC, from the coding sequence ATGTCGCTCTACGCCGCGTACGCCGGCAACCTCGACCCGCGGCTGATGACGCGCCGCGCTCCCCATTCACCGCTGCGCGGCACAGGCTGGATCAACGACTGGCGGCTGACCTTCGGCGGCGAGCAGATGGGCTGGGAGGGCGCTCTCGCCACGATCGTCGAAGCCCCCCGGCAGCAGGTCTTCGTCGCCCTCTACGACATCGCCCCGCTGGACGAGGACTCCATGGACCGCTGGGAGGGCGTCGGCCTGGACATCTACCGCCGCATGCGGATCCGGGTCCACACCCTGGACGGCGAGGAAGCCGCCTGGTGCTACGTCCTCAACGGCTACGAGGGCGGCCTGCCGTCGGCGCGCTACCTCGGCGAGATCGCCGACGCCGCCGAGTCCGCGGGCGCGCCGCACGACTACGTGATGGAACTCCGCAAGCGCCCCTGCTGA
- a CDS encoding purine-nucleoside phosphorylase translates to MNASVTDPFAAADAAAARLRELTGVESHDVALVMGSGWAPAAEALGAPESEFLVTELPGFPPAAVEGHGGKIRSYKIGDKHALVFLGRTHYYEGRGVAAVAHGVRTAVAAGCKTIVLTNGCGGLREGMKPGQPVLISDHLNLTATSPIVGANFVDLTNLYSPKLRAMCKEIDPTLEEGVYVQFPGPHYETPAEINMIRVMGADLVGMSTVLEAIAAREAGADVLGISLVTNLAAGLSGEPLNHEEVLQAGRDSAARMGTLLTQVLARI, encoded by the coding sequence GTGAACGCATCTGTTACCGACCCCTTCGCCGCCGCCGACGCCGCCGCCGCCCGCCTCCGCGAGCTCACCGGCGTCGAATCCCACGATGTCGCCCTCGTCATGGGCTCCGGCTGGGCCCCCGCCGCAGAGGCGCTCGGCGCCCCCGAGTCCGAGTTCCTCGTCACCGAGCTGCCCGGCTTCCCCCCCGCCGCCGTCGAGGGCCACGGCGGCAAGATCCGCTCGTACAAGATCGGCGACAAGCACGCCCTGGTCTTCCTCGGCCGGACCCACTACTACGAGGGCCGCGGCGTCGCCGCCGTCGCCCACGGCGTGCGCACCGCCGTCGCCGCCGGCTGCAAGACCATCGTCCTCACCAACGGCTGTGGCGGCCTGCGCGAGGGCATGAAGCCCGGCCAGCCCGTCCTGATCAGCGACCACCTCAACCTCACGGCCACCTCGCCGATCGTCGGCGCGAACTTCGTGGACCTCACGAACCTGTACTCGCCGAAGCTCCGCGCGATGTGCAAGGAGATCGACCCGACCCTCGAAGAGGGCGTGTACGTCCAGTTCCCCGGCCCGCACTACGAGACCCCGGCCGAGATCAACATGATCCGCGTCATGGGCGCCGACCTGGTCGGCATGTCCACCGTGCTCGAGGCCATCGCCGCCCGTGAGGCCGGTGCGGACGTGCTCGGCATCTCCCTGGTCACCAACCTGGCCGCGGGCCTGTCCGGCGAGCCGCTGAACCACGAAGAGGTGCTCCAGGCCGGCCGCGACTCGGCCGCCCGCATGGGCACGCTGCTGACGCAGGTGCTCGCCCGCATCTGA
- a CDS encoding phospho-sugar mutase, which yields MQEQGQDDLLTRARAWLAEDPDPETAKELADLVDAGDTAELADRFSGTLQFGTAGLRGELGAGPMRMNRSVVIRAAAGLAAYLKAQGHAGGLVVVGYDARYKSADFARDTAAVMTGAGLRAAVLPRPLPTPVLAYAIRHLGAVAGVEVTASHNPPRDNGYKVYLGDGSQIVSPADVEIAAEIDAISSLASVPRPADGWLQLDEEVLEAYLTRTDAVLTPGSPRGVRTVYTAMHGVGKDVVMAAFARHGFPAPVLVSEQAEPDPAFPTVAFPNPEEPGAMDLSFAKAAEVQPDIVIANDPDADRCAVAVPDNGGWRMLRGDEVGALLAAHLVHKGAQGTFAESIVSSSLLGRIAEAAGLPYEETLTGFKWIARVEGLRYGYEEALGYCVDPEGVRDKDGVTAALLVAELASELKEQGRSLTDLLDDLAMAHGLHHTDQLSVRVSDLSVIADAMAQLRAQPPTSLAGLRVVSAEDLSQGTAKLPPTDGLRYYLDGDYKARVICRPSGTEPKLKCYLEVVVPVPEASDLADARVRGQEILDAIKKDLSAAMGL from the coding sequence GTGCAGGAACAGGGACAGGACGACCTGCTCACCCGGGCCCGGGCCTGGCTGGCCGAGGACCCGGACCCCGAGACGGCGAAGGAGCTGGCCGACCTCGTCGACGCCGGCGACACGGCCGAGCTCGCGGACCGCTTCTCCGGCACGCTCCAGTTCGGCACCGCCGGACTGCGCGGCGAGCTGGGCGCGGGCCCGATGCGAATGAACCGCTCCGTGGTCATCCGGGCCGCGGCGGGCCTGGCGGCCTACCTGAAGGCCCAGGGCCACGCCGGCGGCCTCGTCGTCGTCGGCTACGACGCCCGGTACAAGTCGGCGGACTTCGCCCGTGACACCGCCGCCGTCATGACCGGCGCCGGCCTGCGCGCGGCCGTCCTGCCCCGGCCGCTGCCGACGCCCGTCCTCGCGTACGCCATAAGGCACCTGGGCGCCGTCGCCGGCGTCGAGGTGACCGCGAGCCACAATCCCCCGCGGGACAACGGCTACAAGGTCTACCTCGGCGACGGCTCGCAGATCGTCTCCCCGGCGGACGTGGAGATCGCGGCGGAGATCGACGCGATCTCCTCCCTCGCCTCCGTCCCCCGCCCGGCCGACGGCTGGCTGCAGCTCGACGAGGAGGTCCTGGAGGCCTACCTGACCCGTACGGACGCCGTCCTGACCCCCGGGTCCCCCCGGGGCGTGCGGACCGTCTACACGGCCATGCACGGCGTCGGCAAGGACGTCGTCATGGCGGCCTTCGCCCGGCACGGCTTCCCGGCCCCGGTACTGGTCTCCGAGCAAGCCGAACCCGACCCGGCGTTCCCCACGGTCGCCTTCCCCAACCCGGAGGAGCCGGGCGCGATGGACCTGTCCTTCGCGAAGGCCGCCGAGGTCCAGCCGGACATCGTGATCGCGAACGACCCGGACGCCGACCGCTGCGCGGTGGCGGTTCCCGACAACGGCGGCTGGCGGATGCTGCGCGGCGACGAGGTCGGCGCGCTGCTGGCGGCCCACCTGGTCCACAAGGGCGCGCAGGGCACCTTCGCGGAGTCCATCGTCTCCTCCAGCCTCCTCGGCCGGATCGCGGAAGCCGCGGGCCTGCCGTACGAGGAGACCCTCACCGGCTTCAAGTGGATCGCCCGCGTCGAGGGCCTGCGCTACGGCTACGAGGAGGCGCTCGGCTACTGCGTGGACCCCGAGGGCGTCCGCGACAAGGACGGCGTCACCGCCGCCCTGCTGGTCGCCGAACTCGCCTCCGAACTCAAGGAGCAGGGCCGCAGCCTGACCGACCTGCTGGACGACCTGGCGATGGCCCACGGCCTGCACCACACCGACCAGCTCTCGGTCCGCGTCTCGGACCTCTCGGTCATCGCCGACGCCATGGCGCAGCTCCGCGCGCAGCCCCCGACCTCCCTGGCGGGCCTGCGCGTAGTCTCGGCGGAGGACCTGTCCCAGGGCACGGCGAAGCTCCCGCCCACGGACGGCCTGCGCTACTACCTGGACGGCGACTACAAGGCCCGCGTGATCTGCCGCCCGTCCGGCACGGAACCCAAGCTGAAGTGCTACCTGGAGGTCGTGGTCCCGGTCCCCGAGGCCTCCGACCTCGCGGACGCCCGCGTCCGCGGCCAGGAGATCCTGGACGCGATCAAGAAGGACCTCTCAGCAGCCATGGGCCTCTGA